The proteins below come from a single Roseiflexus sp. RS-1 genomic window:
- a CDS encoding YveK family protein — translation MQLSDYLAVLRRRWWVILLTMVVAVASALIFSRLQERIYRSEASYLVVPNRIDNGLSIVLQNSMSSFREMALARPQLQKISDELKLDRTPEWLLKRVAIQPRPDERKMIVQVDYPDPATAQRLADAIGNNMVALVSARNNFLEGTDRISMTVLEPATPPVLHRPQTRVNMLAGAVLGLVLGVLLAFVLEALDDTIKTPSDVERYVQLATLGAIPAVSSDSRGATFTARRARKNEELEVVP, via the coding sequence ATGCAATTGTCTGATTATCTTGCCGTGCTGCGGCGTCGCTGGTGGGTTATCCTGCTGACGATGGTGGTGGCAGTGGCAAGCGCGCTGATATTCAGTCGCCTCCAGGAGCGCATCTACCGCTCAGAGGCGAGTTACCTGGTCGTGCCAAACCGGATCGACAATGGGCTATCGATTGTGCTCCAGAACAGTATGAGCAGTTTCCGCGAGATGGCGCTGGCGCGACCGCAGTTGCAGAAGATCAGCGACGAACTCAAACTCGACCGGACGCCCGAATGGTTGCTGAAGCGTGTTGCGATCCAGCCGCGCCCGGACGAACGCAAGATGATTGTGCAGGTCGACTACCCCGATCCGGCAACGGCGCAGCGACTGGCGGACGCGATCGGCAACAATATGGTTGCGCTGGTCAGCGCACGGAACAACTTTCTTGAAGGAACGGATCGGATCAGCATGACGGTTCTGGAACCGGCAACGCCGCCGGTGCTCCACCGCCCGCAGACGCGCGTCAATATGCTTGCTGGCGCAGTGCTTGGTCTGGTGCTCGGCGTGCTGCTGGCATTTGTGCTGGAGGCGCTCGACGACACCATCAAAACGCCGTCTGATGTCGAACGGTATGTTCAACTGGCGACGCTCGGCGCTATTCCTGCAGTGAGCAGCGACTCCAGAGGAGCGACATTCACGGCGAGACGTGCGCGCAAAAATGAAGAGTTGGAAGTTGTTCCGTAG
- a CDS encoding glycosyltransferase, producing the protein MRVAIIHDYLNQYGGAERVLEALHDLFPEAPVYTSIYDPAAMPDVYRTWDIRPSWMQRLPAWRRLFRAYVLLYPLAFESFDLSAYDLLISSSSAFAKGVIPQPDAIHVCYCHTPMRFAWRTPDYLAREGFGAARRAALTLPLTLLRLWDVVSTQRVDAFIANSHAVARRIRRYYGREAVVIPPPVDLPPFCDTPPGAYFLAGGRLIPYKRLDLAVQAFTRLGLPLKIFGDGRDRPRLQAMAGPNITFLGRVSEAERRALFSGCRAFVFPGEEDFGIAPLEAMAAGRPVIAYAAGGALETMIEGITGRFFREHTVEALMDAVAAMLTERHDPHAIRRHAERFGKEAFLARMRSFVAEAYNR; encoded by the coding sequence ATGCGCGTTGCGATTATTCACGATTACCTGAACCAGTACGGCGGCGCCGAACGGGTACTTGAGGCGCTGCACGACCTGTTTCCCGAAGCGCCGGTGTATACGTCGATCTACGATCCCGCTGCGATGCCCGACGTCTACCGCACGTGGGATATTCGTCCGTCGTGGATGCAGCGTCTCCCCGCCTGGCGTCGCCTGTTTCGCGCGTATGTCCTGCTCTATCCGCTGGCGTTCGAGAGTTTTGACCTGAGCGCTTATGATCTTCTGATCAGCAGCAGCAGCGCCTTTGCCAAAGGCGTGATCCCGCAGCCGGATGCGATCCATGTGTGCTACTGCCACACACCGATGCGATTCGCCTGGCGCACCCCGGATTACCTGGCGCGCGAAGGATTCGGCGCTGCACGCCGCGCGGCGCTGACCCTGCCGCTTACGCTGCTGCGCCTGTGGGACGTCGTATCGACACAACGGGTGGATGCCTTCATCGCCAACTCGCACGCCGTTGCCCGACGTATCAGGCGCTACTACGGGCGCGAGGCGGTTGTCATTCCGCCGCCGGTCGATCTGCCGCCATTTTGCGACACGCCGCCTGGCGCTTACTTCCTGGCGGGTGGACGCTTGATCCCGTATAAACGGCTCGATCTTGCAGTTCAGGCATTCACGCGGCTGGGTTTGCCGCTCAAAATCTTTGGCGATGGGCGTGATCGCCCGCGCTTGCAGGCAATGGCGGGACCGAATATCACATTTTTGGGGCGCGTGAGCGAAGCAGAACGACGTGCGTTGTTCAGCGGTTGCCGCGCCTTCGTCTTTCCGGGTGAGGAAGATTTTGGCATTGCACCGCTTGAAGCGATGGCTGCCGGTCGTCCGGTGATTGCCTACGCCGCCGGAGGTGCGCTGGAAACGATGATTGAGGGAATAACTGGTCGTTTCTTCCGTGAACACACAGTCGAGGCGCTGATGGACGCAGTCGCCGCGATGCTGACGGAACGCCACGACCCACACGCCATCCGGCGCCACGCCGAGCGCTTCGGAAAGGAAGCGTTTCTTGCGCGAATGCGGTCGTTCGTTGCAGAGGCATATAACCGTTGA
- a CDS encoding DinB family protein, whose product MSDTPNDAARMFALASMGHAAYHLWAEQARRDRCFNIARLFEALSAARLARAGNAFRRLGLVRSTAENVASAFSGAGIGDIPADRITGVTPFARELLARAQRAVAEGRDLRAGELGDLFVCTTCGEIREGALEGACPRCGTVPEAHKAFRAIEAMGTLGPHAIMTFLEHTEEAIRTLVAGLDEEMLSRRLNETTPSLKEVIGHLADMDAIFRQRAWLLLETVRPVLPPAHPPTLESADVYRDQPIDRVMEAYHATRAQTLNLLRGLTSAAWHREGDHEVYGVINLLHQANWLISHERAYLVEMAQIRHNLIAADRRYCEAEVTDIVVTGSHEGE is encoded by the coding sequence ATGAGCGACACTCCCAATGATGCTGCCCGGATGTTCGCTCTTGCGAGCATGGGACATGCCGCATACCATCTCTGGGCGGAACAGGCGCGTCGGGATCGCTGTTTCAACATTGCGCGTCTGTTCGAGGCGTTGAGCGCTGCGCGTCTGGCGCGCGCCGGGAACGCCTTCCGCCGTCTGGGGCTTGTGCGTTCGACGGCGGAGAATGTTGCCAGCGCTTTTTCCGGTGCAGGCATCGGCGACATTCCTGCCGACCGGATCACCGGCGTGACGCCGTTTGCGCGGGAACTGCTGGCGCGGGCGCAGCGCGCCGTGGCTGAAGGGCGCGATCTGCGCGCCGGCGAACTGGGTGATCTCTTCGTCTGCACCACGTGCGGCGAGATCCGCGAAGGTGCGCTCGAAGGCGCGTGTCCGCGCTGTGGCACAGTTCCTGAAGCGCACAAAGCGTTCCGCGCCATCGAAGCAATGGGAACGCTTGGTCCGCACGCAATTATGACCTTTCTGGAACATACGGAGGAGGCGATCCGAACGCTGGTGGCAGGGCTGGACGAGGAGATGCTCTCCCGGCGCCTGAATGAAACCACACCGTCGTTGAAAGAGGTGATCGGGCATCTTGCCGATATGGACGCAATCTTTCGTCAGCGCGCCTGGTTGCTGCTCGAGACCGTGCGACCGGTTCTTCCGCCAGCGCATCCTCCAACCCTGGAATCGGCGGATGTGTATCGTGACCAACCGATTGACCGGGTGATGGAAGCCTATCACGCAACGCGGGCGCAAACCCTGAACCTGCTGCGCGGATTGACCAGCGCGGCGTGGCATCGGGAAGGGGACCACGAGGTGTATGGAGTGATCAATCTGTTGCATCAGGCGAACTGGCTTATATCGCACGAACGTGCGTATCTCGTTGAAATGGCGCAGATCCGTCATAACCTGATCGCCGCCGATCGGCGCTATTGCGAAGCGGAAGTGACCGATATCGTTGTGACCGGCTCGCACGAAGGAGAGTGA
- a CDS encoding TIGR00730 family Rossman fold protein: MDDATKDDATRGRTRRNKRQTEDERLLARPRANTDFLSTDTWRVLRIMGEFVDGFEMLADVGPAVTIFGSARVGVDDPMYQAAVDVARALGEAGFAIITGGGPGIMEAGNRGAREAGARSVGLNIELPFEQHLNPYVDTSVTFRYFFVRKMMLVKYAQAFVIFPGGFGTLDELFEALTLVQTGKVRNFPIILFNSTYWNGLLNWMRETVLPARKIAAADIDLLIVSDSVDEVRDLIVRSAYDTQWRSGTEAAAHEVTRRVLGRRSE, from the coding sequence ATGGACGACGCAACAAAGGACGATGCAACCAGGGGGCGGACACGACGCAATAAACGGCAAACCGAAGATGAGCGTTTGCTGGCGCGTCCCCGCGCCAACACCGATTTCCTCAGCACCGACACCTGGCGGGTGCTGCGGATTATGGGGGAGTTTGTCGATGGCTTCGAGATGCTGGCGGATGTCGGTCCGGCGGTCACGATTTTCGGATCGGCGCGCGTCGGCGTTGATGACCCGATGTATCAGGCGGCAGTGGACGTGGCGCGGGCGCTCGGCGAGGCGGGTTTTGCGATTATTACCGGCGGCGGACCCGGCATTATGGAGGCGGGCAACCGTGGCGCGCGCGAAGCGGGAGCGCGGTCGGTCGGTCTCAATATCGAACTCCCCTTTGAACAACATCTCAATCCGTATGTCGATACATCGGTGACGTTCCGCTATTTTTTCGTGCGCAAGATGATGCTGGTCAAGTATGCTCAGGCGTTCGTGATCTTCCCTGGCGGATTCGGCACGCTCGATGAGTTGTTCGAGGCGTTGACGCTGGTGCAAACCGGGAAGGTGCGCAACTTTCCGATCATTTTGTTCAACAGCACGTACTGGAACGGGCTGCTGAACTGGATGCGCGAAACGGTGCTCCCGGCGCGCAAGATCGCCGCTGCCGACATCGATCTGTTGATTGTCAGCGACTCGGTCGATGAGGTGCGTGACCTGATTGTACGTTCGGCGTATGATACGCAGTGGCGCAGCGGCACAGAGGCGGCGGCGCATGAAGTGACCCGTCGCGTCCTCGGACGACGATCAGAGTAG
- a CDS encoding response regulator transcription factor, with protein sequence MEILVADDDLASVKLTSFLLEDAGYKVIKAYDATGVLQAVEQRSLDLVLLDVGMPKVSGFDICRQIRRISDVPIIFVTGSGQLQDRVTGLQIGGDDYLVKPFEPAELLARVEAVLRRRNSDLVNPVTRISQGPLTLDPIEHTVLFEDGRSVVLTPIEFRLLYYLMQNTGRVLSASQILSKVWGYDYEGESNLVAVYIRRLRAKIEPDIDAPRYIITVRNLGYKFVVQDR encoded by the coding sequence ATGGAGATCCTGGTGGCTGACGATGATCTGGCGAGCGTCAAACTGACGTCCTTTCTGCTCGAAGACGCCGGGTACAAGGTCATTAAGGCATACGACGCCACTGGCGTGTTGCAGGCGGTGGAACAGCGTTCCCTCGACCTGGTGCTGCTCGATGTGGGTATGCCGAAGGTGAGCGGCTTCGACATCTGCCGCCAGATCCGTCGCATATCGGACGTTCCGATCATTTTTGTCACCGGCAGCGGTCAATTACAGGATCGCGTGACCGGGTTGCAGATCGGCGGTGACGATTATCTGGTGAAGCCCTTCGAGCCGGCGGAACTGCTGGCGCGCGTCGAAGCAGTGTTGCGCCGACGCAACAGCGACCTGGTCAACCCGGTGACGCGCATTTCGCAGGGTCCGTTGACGCTCGATCCAATCGAACATACCGTGCTGTTTGAAGATGGGCGGAGCGTCGTCCTTACCCCGATCGAGTTTCGTTTGCTCTACTACCTGATGCAGAACACCGGGCGCGTGTTGAGCGCCAGTCAGATTCTCAGCAAGGTATGGGGGTACGACTACGAAGGCGAAAGCAATCTGGTCGCCGTCTATATTCGTCGATTGCGCGCCAAGATCGAACCCGATATCGATGCGCCGCGTTATATCATCACTGTACGCAACCTCGGCTATAAATTCGTTGTGCAGGATCGCTAG
- a CDS encoding biotin--[acetyl-CoA-carboxylase] ligase: MDALPEDLDLITLRRRIATRIIGNVLMRYERVASTNDIARERARSGAAEGLIVLAEEQSAGRGRLGRNWVASYGDALLMSVLLRPVWLPPGEAFTLTMLAGVALCEAVEQVAAVRAQLKWPNDLLLFANGAWRKGAGILTEISVAGDAIEWAIIGIGLNVNQAPTGAVNGRNLQQTATSVSAAAGQRISRTALLETLLTSLDERYALLRSGERATLFADWRARLAYLGETVTVTLPNGELRGIAEDVAADGTLLLRDAAGVLHTIHTGDVGF, encoded by the coding sequence ATGGATGCGCTTCCCGAAGATCTTGATCTGATCACTCTCCGCCGCCGTATTGCAACCCGCATCATCGGCAATGTGCTGATGCGCTACGAGCGTGTCGCGTCAACAAACGACATCGCCAGAGAACGCGCGCGTAGCGGCGCTGCCGAAGGATTGATTGTTCTGGCGGAAGAACAATCGGCAGGGCGCGGGCGCCTGGGACGCAACTGGGTGGCATCTTACGGCGATGCGCTGCTGATGTCGGTGCTGCTGCGACCGGTGTGGCTGCCGCCTGGCGAAGCGTTTACCCTCACGATGCTGGCAGGTGTTGCGTTGTGTGAAGCAGTTGAGCAGGTTGCGGCGGTGCGCGCGCAGTTGAAATGGCCCAACGATCTCCTCCTGTTTGCCAATGGCGCATGGCGCAAAGGCGCCGGTATCCTGACCGAGATCAGCGTTGCCGGTGATGCTATCGAATGGGCGATCATCGGCATTGGACTGAACGTCAATCAGGCTCCAACCGGCGCTGTCAATGGGCGCAATCTCCAGCAGACGGCGACAAGTGTGAGCGCGGCGGCCGGTCAGCGTATTTCCCGCACTGCATTGCTGGAAACGCTGCTGACGAGCCTTGATGAACGCTACGCGCTCCTGCGATCAGGGGAGCGTGCGACACTGTTTGCCGACTGGCGCGCGCGTCTGGCGTACCTGGGAGAAACGGTGACGGTGACCCTGCCCAACGGCGAGTTGCGTGGCATTGCAGAGGACGTGGCAGCAGATGGCACATTGCTGCTGCGTGATGCTGCTGGCGTCCTCCATACGATTCACACCGGCGATGTGGGATTTTGA
- the argC gene encoding N-acetyl-gamma-glutamyl-phosphate reductase gives MIRVGVFGATGYAGYELLRWLRRHPEARVVFTASESSAGASLADVVPGPLDAPLIAPDEAPLADVDLVFLALPHGAAGKMARRARAAGVRVIDFSADFRLTTPEAYRRWYGHEHPAPELLPAPYGLPELNRAALRNAPLIANPGCYPTGVLLGIAPLLMMGALTDPLIIVDAKSGVSGAGRAPKQNTHFVEVNENLAPYNIGQVHRHVGEMMQEAQRIACGITPEIVFTPQLLPVSRGILSTIYLRIPDDWSEDRVRALYCEQYADEPFVRVLPTGALATLAHTTHTNVCAISLTLARPGLLIVVSSEDNMVKGAAGQAIQNMNLMFDLEETTGLMG, from the coding sequence ATGATTCGCGTCGGTGTTTTTGGCGCCACCGGGTATGCCGGTTACGAATTGCTGCGATGGCTGCGACGCCATCCAGAAGCGCGCGTGGTGTTCACAGCGTCCGAGTCGTCAGCCGGGGCGTCGCTCGCCGATGTTGTGCCGGGTCCGCTCGACGCGCCATTGATTGCACCCGATGAAGCGCCGCTGGCGGATGTCGATCTGGTTTTCCTTGCGCTACCGCATGGCGCTGCCGGGAAGATGGCGCGACGCGCACGCGCCGCCGGGGTGCGGGTCATCGATTTCTCCGCCGACTTTCGCCTGACGACGCCTGAAGCGTACCGGCGCTGGTATGGGCATGAACACCCGGCGCCTGAGTTGCTGCCAGCGCCTTATGGTCTGCCGGAACTCAATCGCGCCGCTCTGCGCAACGCGCCGCTAATCGCCAATCCTGGCTGCTATCCGACCGGTGTGCTGCTCGGTATCGCGCCGCTGCTGATGATGGGCGCGTTGACCGATCCGCTGATCATCGTCGATGCCAAGTCAGGGGTGTCGGGAGCGGGCCGCGCGCCGAAACAGAATACGCACTTCGTCGAGGTGAACGAAAACCTTGCGCCGTACAACATCGGTCAGGTTCACCGACACGTCGGCGAAATGATGCAGGAAGCACAGCGCATCGCCTGCGGCATAACGCCGGAGATTGTCTTCACGCCACAACTTCTGCCAGTGAGTCGCGGCATTCTGAGCACAATCTACCTGCGCATACCGGACGACTGGAGCGAAGATCGGGTGCGGGCGCTGTACTGCGAACAGTACGCTGACGAGCCATTCGTGCGGGTGCTGCCGACGGGCGCGCTGGCAACCCTGGCGCACACGACACATACCAACGTCTGCGCCATCTCACTGACCCTGGCGCGACCCGGGTTGCTCATCGTGGTCTCCAGCGAGGATAATATGGTCAAAGGCGCAGCCGGGCAGGCGATCCAGAACATGAACCTGATGTTCGATCTGGAGGAGACGACCGGGCTGATGGGTTGA
- the argB gene encoding acetylglutamate kinase — protein MTDPAHHDDRPTLVIKVGGNDLDDATFVAELARVVAAIRPLPVLVHGGGKEIGILQETLGSTPRFVGGLRYTDATALTAAEMVLCGSVSTRLVAALIAAGADALGISGVDRGLIRVVKQEHPAGDLGRVGRPTAVRGEVLRDLLDHGVIPVIAPIALGPDGPYNVNADEAAGAVAAALGVSEAVFVTNVPGVLVKGDVMRYLTRSEIERLIADGTISGGMIPKVRAALTALDAGVHAARITNLEGLLNQGTTIITEREPHE, from the coding sequence ATGACAGACCCGGCACACCACGATGATCGACCGACACTGGTCATCAAAGTTGGCGGCAATGATCTCGACGACGCCACATTCGTTGCGGAACTGGCGCGTGTCGTGGCAGCGATTCGCCCACTTCCCGTCCTGGTGCATGGCGGCGGCAAGGAGATCGGAATCCTGCAAGAGACGCTGGGCAGCACACCACGCTTCGTTGGCGGGTTGCGTTACACCGATGCCACTGCGCTCACAGCGGCCGAGATGGTTCTATGCGGTAGTGTGAGCACGCGCCTGGTGGCGGCGCTCATTGCTGCTGGCGCTGATGCGCTCGGCATCTCCGGCGTGGATCGCGGACTGATCCGGGTCGTGAAACAGGAGCATCCGGCAGGCGATCTGGGGCGCGTCGGGCGCCCAACCGCAGTGCGTGGCGAGGTGCTGCGCGACTTGCTTGACCACGGCGTTATACCGGTGATTGCACCCATTGCGCTCGGACCCGATGGACCGTACAACGTTAATGCCGACGAAGCGGCCGGCGCCGTTGCAGCAGCACTTGGCGTCAGCGAGGCAGTATTCGTCACCAATGTGCCTGGCGTGCTGGTCAAAGGCGATGTCATGCGCTATTTGACGCGCAGCGAGATCGAACGGTTAATCGCTGATGGCACGATCAGCGGCGGCATGATCCCCAAAGTGCGCGCTGCTCTCACCGCACTCGACGCTGGCGTACATGCCGCGCGAATCACCAATCTGGAGGGATTGCTGAACCAGGGAACAACGATCATCACGGAAAGGGAACCACACGAATGA
- a CDS encoding GNAT family N-acetyltransferase, with the protein MTVHVRESQVFVVPPRTPEIIVRCAEEDDVAAIVAIVAEHARQGHLLPRSADNIRATLSSWLVAEVDGAVAGIGSLVQMSPTLVEVRSLAVLPQYRGLRIGQTIVRGLVDEARRRGFPKVFALTRAVPFFEKLGFRITSKDDFPEKVWRDCAICPLQHACDETAVVIEVEC; encoded by the coding sequence ATGACCGTCCACGTCCGCGAGTCACAGGTTTTTGTCGTACCGCCGCGCACACCCGAAATCATTGTGCGTTGCGCCGAAGAGGACGACGTTGCTGCTATCGTCGCTATTGTCGCCGAACATGCCCGCCAGGGGCACCTGCTGCCGCGGAGCGCCGATAATATCCGCGCCACCCTCTCGTCGTGGCTGGTTGCAGAGGTGGATGGCGCCGTGGCGGGCATCGGCTCGCTGGTGCAGATGAGTCCAACACTGGTCGAGGTGCGTTCGCTGGCGGTTCTGCCGCAGTATCGCGGGTTGCGCATCGGACAGACCATCGTGCGCGGGCTGGTCGATGAGGCGCGTCGGCGCGGATTTCCGAAAGTGTTCGCATTGACGCGCGCGGTTCCGTTCTTTGAAAAATTGGGCTTCCGGATCACATCGAAGGATGATTTCCCGGAAAAGGTCTGGCGCGACTGTGCAATCTGCCCGCTCCAGCATGCCTGTGACGAGACGGCGGTGGTGATAGAGGTTGAATGTTGA
- the carA gene encoding glutamine-hydrolyzing carbamoyl-phosphate synthase small subunit — MTTRTRALLALEDGTIWHGYALGAIGERAGEVVFNTSMTGYQEVLTDPSYYGQIVVMTAPHIGNTGVNREDEESRHPWVAGFVVRAASPYVSNWRAAQSLHEYLADHGIVAMTGVDTRALVRHIRTQGAMRAVISSQDPEPDRLIAAARAAPSMNGLDLVPYVTCAEPYHWVEGNPGEWGRGETPAQRGEPTFHVVAYDFGIKRNILRLLAEHGCRVTVVPATTPAADVLALEPDGVFLSNGPGDPAAVTYGVQAVRDLLGKTPVFGICLGHQILGLALGGTTYKLHFGHRGGNQPVRFSDTMRVEISSHNHGFAVDASSLPDGVEITHVNLNDGCVEGLRAPDKQAFSVQYHPEAAPGPHDARYLFRQFVELMAQARNRHQASSG, encoded by the coding sequence ATGACGACACGGACGCGCGCACTGCTGGCGCTGGAAGATGGCACGATCTGGCATGGATATGCGCTGGGCGCGATTGGCGAACGGGCTGGTGAAGTGGTGTTCAACACCTCGATGACCGGCTATCAGGAAGTGTTGACCGATCCGTCATACTATGGTCAGATCGTGGTGATGACCGCGCCGCATATTGGCAACACTGGGGTCAACCGGGAAGACGAGGAGAGCCGTCACCCGTGGGTTGCCGGGTTCGTTGTGCGCGCTGCCAGTCCATACGTCTCCAACTGGCGCGCCGCGCAGTCGCTCCACGAGTATCTGGCGGATCATGGCATCGTGGCAATGACCGGCGTCGATACGCGGGCGCTGGTGCGGCATATCCGCACCCAGGGCGCAATGCGCGCGGTCATCTCGTCCCAAGACCCGGAACCGGATCGCCTGATCGCAGCAGCGCGCGCTGCGCCGTCGATGAACGGTCTCGACCTGGTGCCGTATGTCACCTGCGCCGAACCGTACCACTGGGTCGAGGGCAATCCGGGAGAGTGGGGTAGGGGCGAAACACCGGCGCAACGTGGCGAGCCGACGTTCCACGTCGTCGCCTACGACTTCGGCATCAAGCGCAACATTCTGCGCCTGCTGGCGGAACATGGGTGTCGCGTCACCGTTGTGCCAGCCACCACGCCCGCTGCTGACGTGCTGGCGCTCGAACCGGACGGCGTTTTTCTCTCGAATGGACCAGGCGACCCGGCAGCGGTGACGTATGGCGTGCAGGCTGTGCGCGACCTGCTGGGCAAAACACCGGTGTTCGGCATCTGTCTCGGTCATCAGATCCTCGGTCTGGCGCTTGGCGGCACAACCTATAAACTGCACTTCGGTCACCGGGGCGGCAACCAGCCGGTGCGCTTCAGCGATACCATGCGGGTGGAAATTTCGAGCCACAACCACGGCTTCGCCGTCGATGCGTCATCGTTGCCCGATGGTGTTGAAATCACCCATGTCAACCTGAACGATGGATGTGTCGAAGGATTGCGTGCGCCGGACAAACAGGCTTTCAGCGTACAGTACCACCCTGAGGCGGCGCCGGGACCGCACGACGCGCGGTACCTGTTTCGCCAGTTTGTCGAACTGATGGCGCAGGCGCGGAACCGTCATCAGGCATCGAGCGGTTGA